A window of Glycine soja cultivar W05 chromosome 13, ASM419377v2, whole genome shotgun sequence genomic DNA:
TGTTGTTCTGATGGatcttttgaatatatatatatatatatatatatatatatatatatatatatatatatatatatatatatatatatattttatctttgatGATTGTCCTGGTTGTTTGAGTATTAGCTAGTGAGTAATGTTTTTTGGAGATTTGTTTGTTCCTTCTGTTAACTAATAGGTTGTTTTTTGTGGTTCTTCTGAATTATTTGGTTGGAGAGAAACTAGTGCATATGAGTTTCAAATCTTTACCATGGAGATAAGAGGAAGCCCATGATGTTTATGATAGGCCTGAATGCTACTGTAATTTTGGGTTGTCtccttttttagttttaatttcatACTTGTTTTAATACATATATTCCCCTTTTGTCTCTTGCCAATATCAATTTTGCTTTTCTCATGCAACCCTGTTTATGCACCCTTGgatattctaaatttttaataaaaagatatattattgaaaaagtAAAGCATCCTATGTGGATAATAATAGGATTCGGAGGTGCAAAGGTGGGATCTGGGATTGAGTACATGTTTTATTCATTGAGTAATAAAAACCTGTTATCCTAGAGTAAGCACGTATGCCAGATTTTTATGTTTAAGTTTGTGGTTTTTCCtgaaattattttgtttcttaatttcCATTTCTATATCTTTTAGCTTTCCTCcttcatatatttaaataattttacaggTAGATAACTTAGATCCCTTAGTGCAACGTGCCATTGTTGCAGCGTCTGCAGTTCCAGATCTTCAAGgtatttactaaatattttcgTTATCAACTTTTTTGCTATCTCCTTTGTAGGTATGCAAATTCTTTAGGTATataatttgtgttttgttttttctgaaaaattctGAAGTTGCTATTTTTGTCTGCTTTACTGAAAGATCGATACCACAAGATCCCTAGTTTTATTGAATCAAAGCTATTGCCATTTCAGCGAGAAGGTGTTAGGTATGTAGTGACCTGATCACTTTTTCCCGTCACCACTCATAAATATGGATTAGTTATTGTCTTTTCATGTCTATTTGTTTTTTCCTCTCTTGTTCTTCTACCATGCAttgattttagttattatttatttgttttcaggTTTATATTGCAGCATGGAGGACGTGTTCTCTTAGCAGATGAAATGGGACTTGGGAAAACTTTGCAGGCAATTCACTGcctaaaattaaatcatttccACACGTTATCTGTGCATCATGATGCATAGCAGTGTTTTGCTTCTTTACAAGCAAACAATTATTTGTGCTAGAAGTTAAATCTTGTCAGGATTTCTGCTTTTCTATCTAATATCCATTGTTGGGttgtaaattttgttaattatctTCTGCAATTAAAAAAGTGCATCTTAGAGTCTTAGATGCTGATTGGCTCATGATAAAAATCATCCTGATTCCTGAATGATACTGTAGATTATGTAACTTAATTAACAAACACATAAATAACATCACTGTCACAGTAGCATCTTATGAATTAGCTTTTGGAGTTTAGTTAGGCTCAGTCCAAATTCAAGATGGTATCAAACTATCAATTATCAAAGCATATCATAGATCCAATATTGGTTACCGTCAACTGTCCCCTTGGTTTTCTCAGTGCAGTCTACCTGCCCCTCATTCAACATAATCAAAATATGATAGGTTACCAACCTCTATGGGGAAGCCTCTTATGGTTTATACCCACAGGTCTATATGTTCATGTTCCACTTAGAATCATCCAGGCAGGTAGGGACTAGGGAAGAGAGTTAGTTATGGAGAAAGTGATATTGAGTCTGTTATATAGGAGGAAAAGAATGATGTGGTAGGGGTGTGGAAGTTTATTGTGTGGAAGATGCAAAACAATGAATAAGAGTGGGGTAGGTAGCAGACAGAGGAGATGATGTTGGAAGTGAGGCTCTTAGATTTTATTGGGTTTCATTTTGCTAAATTACGAAATTggccttccttttttttaataaaattgagcAGCATGCTTCATTTTGCAGGCCATTGCTGTAGCTTCTTGTGTTCAGGACTCGTGGCCTGTTCTCATAATTGCACCATCTTCGTTACGCTTGCAATGGGCTTCTGTAAGGGTTGCATTTCTACATTTTTCATCATTTAATAGAACACATTCAGTAAGTTAATGTATGCTCCTTGTTTTGCATTAATTCAGATGATTCAACAATGGCTGAATATTCCTTCATCAGATATACTTGTATGTTATCCGTGATCcctttatcaaattttatatattctgtTCCCTGTTGGTGTGAATAGAAAACTCTAgaagatctttttttttttcgttgctTGAGGTTTCTCTTCTGAtaaagtatataatttttttgcactATGAATTCTCTTCTGATGAAGTAGATTGTCTTGTCTCAAAATGGTGGATCAAATAGAGGAGGTTTCAATATAGTATCTTCAAGTGCCAAAAGCAGCATTCATCTGGATGGACTATTCAACATTATCTCATACGATTTGGTGCCAAAGCTACAGAATATGCTTATGACATGTAACTTTAAGGTTAGCACCTTCCTGTAATCTTAATCATGTGTCAGTATCTGCCGCTAACCATTCCTTGAAGGCTGAGTAAGTACAGTGAATGGAGGAAGTCATCTATACATTATATTGCAATCAAAGCATcgaaaatttgatgaaatacTTCATGTTTGTAAATTGTGAGGCTCATTATGACCAGCAGTGTTATGCCAGGCTGTTAAACAGTGTGATTATTTGAAAATGGGTTGTGAAATGCTTTATAGATTGGTGAAAGCTATGGAGGAGAAAGAATATTACTATTTCCCCCTTCTTTGGGTCTTTTGGCTGTGATTTTTTATTAGTCATTGATCATTGAATGAAAACGACTTCCATTATCCACTTAAACCAAAATTATCTGACAATGGTTGCAATTGTTTTACATGCATGTCATTAGTTTGAAGTTGCACGTGAATTTCAGAGTATATAGCAGCTATAGCATCTATTATGATCCAAAGATAGCTAAGATAcagcttaatttttttcttttgtttcaattATGGTCTTTTTCCCTTTCAGTATGCtcttttataaaactaaaacgaTTTGAGCAAGTGGTCAagtagtattatttattttgacatttcagctttttttaattttttattgttgtgtttgtacAATCAAAGCTTTTCCTGATGTAATGACTGGGGCTATAATTATTTAACTGTATGCATGGTAAATGTAGTTCCAATCATTGCTGATAAATCACACTCTTAGCTGTGACCTATTTTTATTCAGGTTGTGATTGCTGATGAGTCAcattttctgaaaaatgctCAGGCAAAGAGGACAACTGCTTCTCTTCCAGTCATAAAGGTATTACCTCTTGAAGCCACAATCACATGTATATCTCTTTCTAAAGTTCATGCTTAACAGACCTAGAAAGCCCATAtggaaaagataagaaatgaaaaagggagagaattgAAAGGATAGTTAcacaaaagagaaaaggaaaaaagaagtcCATTGTTTGTACAGAAGCATCTGCAAAGGGTCTAGTGCTCTAAAGTCTAAACCCTTGTTCCTCTCCTACCCAAAAGGAAGTCTGATTTCATATGTGAAACAGTTGAAGTAAATTCTGTGTTGGCTTCGGTATTAGTTTAGTTGCAGTATAGACTGTCTGTTGTAACTCTGTCAAATTCTCTCATGCTTTCTTTGACAAACTAAAAATTGGTGAGATTGTCAGAAAGCTCAATATGCATTATTGCTTAGTGGAACACCTGCTTTATCACGACCAATTGAACTATTCAAGCAGGTAACTCTTTTTCTGTCTATTTAGGTTTAATACCTCATTAATGTTTTACATTATTggaatacatattatattaatctGATTGAAATTGTGCTCTAGCTGGAAGCTTTGTATCCTGATGTATATAGGAACGTTCATGAATATGGTAACCGGTACTGCAAGGGTGTAAGTCATCTCTTCATTACTGATATTAGAGTATTCTTACTCCATTAAGtgtattgtaatattttttctttctttcagggATTTTTTGGAGTTTATCAAGGTGCAAGTAACCATGAAGAGTTGCACAACTTGATCAAGGCAACAGTGATGATTCGCAGGCTTAAAAAGGACGTTCTTTCTCAACTTCCTGTAAAGCGCAGGCAACAAGTGTGTATATTTATCACCATTTGTTCTCTGCAACATTTATGTTCTGCACACTTTTGACAGTTTGTATTTCATTCTATGTACACTCATTGTTGATGGAACTTCAGAATTGATTATTGTATTGTTTGGTAATTGATTTCAGGTCTTCCTAGACTTGGCTGGCAAGGACATGAAGCAAATTAATGCTTTATTTCGAGAGGTAATTCAAAATATCTGCTGTACATCTTGAGACAAGTATAGCATCATTCAGTTTTGATAGTTGTAACTCAAGCTAGTCATGGGATGCAATTGCTACATGTCTTGGTATTATGCTTTTAGCTTATTTTATGGCATATAGCATTATTTAAGTAAATTATACAAGAttgttgaatttcaattcaaacaaGTAATTTGACTACCTCTGGTCCGACGGTTTGTTAGTTTTTCAATGCTCATATTATGAGCATTTGATTTAACTTGCTTTTGCCAATAAATAAATTGCAGTCTGGGCTTCAGGGAAGACAGAAAAAACTGATATCCTTTTTTATGAAATTGGTTAGAAATTTGTTCTGCAAGACACAAATCTAGATCTGTGGTGGACTGGTGatagcttttatttattttatttacaaaaataggtTACTTGAAAACGGTAATATTTTTGTCTTGCATTTGCTGTAGGAGACTTGGAGGTGGTAAAAGCTGACCAATATTGATTTTTCTCCTGCAGTTGGAGATGGTTAAAGCCAAAATTAAGGCAGCTAAATCACAAGAGGAGGCTGAATCTCTCAAGTTTGCTCAAAAGAATCTTATTAACAAGGTATTGATTGAAGGAGCTCTGCACAGAATTTTGGGTTGCACTATCTGTTTGAGCAATTGTTGCTATTTCCTAGAGCTAGAAAATATGTTTATAGTTTATTTTCTGCAACAAATGCTCACACTCCTTGTGTATGTGggcaatttaaattttgattgtccGATTAAACACTAAATTTTGATTCCTTCAATTCCAGATATATACTGATTCTGCAGAAGCCAAGATTCCATCTGTTCTTGATTATGTTGGAACTGTCATTGAGGTATTCCTTTCCTCCTCTTTGCAGCAGTTGAAGATTAATACTTTCAACTGCTGCAGGTGTATGCACTATGATACCTAAGATCTGTTTTCTGATTTCTCTGTTGTCTCTTTTTTGTGGGTTTGCTTGCTTGTATGCATGTTCATTTGTCATCTAATTTCATACTAGTCAATATGTTTAATGTTgggtaaatttttcattttgtattgCTTTTATTGTAATGATGCCCATTAATGCTGACTATAAGTTGAATGGATTGAATGAAAAATTgtactaaatttttttagagtAAGCTGACTTAGTATTTAGTACTAATGGAGCTTCCATATCCTGTCAACTCATAGTTATATTATAACCTTGATTCTTCAAGAACATATAAGATAATATTGTATTATATCTCCTTAACTTCGATACTTTCAAGCTCCAATATGTAGCCTGTGTTCAATGTTGGAAAGTTGTGGTGATAAAGCTTCTGAGACAAAAATAGAGAACTTTTAGCTGGTTAATTAAAATCATGAGTACTAAAGGTTGCTTCCCTGTAAGTTATATTTTCACACCATTGATTTTGGGTCTCAAATATAATGCTGCTGAAAATGGCAATTCATGACACTTTATTGTGCCTGCCATTAAGCTATTGGTGTCACAGTTAACTGAGAAATTGCTATCCAAACCACATATTAACTGTTATATCAGATTAATTGTGAACAGATAGTTGATTGGTTTATCTCATGGTTCACCCCAAACCAAATGAGTGTAGTAAATCATTGTGTATTCTTAATAAGGATGGCATCTTCCATTTTGTTATCTTCATCTTCTTATTTAATTTGGGCTGTTGACCACAATTGGATCTGGTAATGCTATGCGTCATCATTGTTGCAGGCAGGATGCAAGTTTCTTATATTTGCACACCATCAGCCAATGATCGATTCAATACACGAGTTTCTTCTTGTAAGGCCACTTAAATTTTATCCATGTTATCATGAAATGATAAACTCTCATGAGAACTGTTCAAAATTTCCAGAAGAAAAAAGTGGGTTGCATACGAATTGATGGAAGTACACCTGCTGCATCCAGGCAACAATTGGTTACTGACTTTCaggaaaaagattctatcaaggCAGCAGTGGTATGATAATTTTGTTCACATATATCCTTGTAATTATTTGTGTTTTCTCTATTGAGCTCTTTGCTAGTTTGGACTATAATTAGTGTAAAATATGGTTCAATTTTGAGTTAATGATTCTATGTTCACACAGCTATCTATTAAAGCTGGAGGCGTTGGGTTAACTTTAACTGCTGCCAGCACAGTAATCTTTTCAGAATTGTCTTGGACTCCTGGTGACCTAATTCAGGCCGAAGACCGTGCTCATAGAATTGGCCAGGTATTCTCAAACTTGTGTGTTGTTTAgtagaaagagaaaggaaaaaagaaagtgatCTAAAATCCTACAGTTCAGATAACAGTACAAGAGTACTAGCATGGTAACATTAAGAAATCACGGCAATTTCTGGAAAAATTTGTGATAGATATCTCCATATTGAAAAGGTCTTCCATTGCTTAACTTATTTTAGTTGCCAAGGATAATCTATGTTCTGATGATTCTTTGACTGGCTACTTCTTGTTTTTAGGTGTCTTCAGTGAATATATACTACTTGCTAGCAAATGACACGGTTGATGACATCATATGGTACGTTTTGTGTTTTTCTGCAGTTATCTTAGGCTTGGTGGTTGGTATTAACTTGATTTCTTAGATGCAatgataatcatataattttttcactTCTAAGGGACGTAGTGCAAAACAAACTGGAAAATTTGGGGCAGGtacatctctttttctttctggaACTCTCATATGTGATGCAAAGTGAGAGTGTTTGTATATTCCGTTTCTGTATAGTAAAATGATATGGAGGTACAAGTCTGATTTATATTTCTACCCTTTAGAAATAGTTTGGATTTATGCTTTTAAGAAGCATTCTGAATTTAAGTTATTGAAACAGATGTTAGACGGCCATGAGAACGCCTTGGAGGTCTCAGCTAGTCTGCCGGTGAATAGCCCTTCAAAGCAGAAAACTCTAGACCAGTTTGTTAGAAGATGTGATAACACGGATGGGTTGGAATATGAGCCCAACCCCAAACGTCCCCGAAACTGAGCCTTGAAACGGTAAGCAAATCAATTCTGCACATGCATGCATGACTGTTGACAGTGT
This region includes:
- the LOC114382614 gene encoding SWI/SNF-related matrix-associated actin-dependent regulator of chromatin subfamily A-like protein 1 isoform X1, translated to MEVEDDWDLSAEDLDSLERDAFQKIAQLRNPTPPPSSPHQRHHSASATTNNLPPKPLPNSRSQTVDAFSQGARALPTTLKSGTNNDNQAKELPKFSVKFFLHSSGNVAAKFQYDQVVIAAFRRIPRSSWNAKERLWIFPLSSLSEAEKVIGEIPGYNVQVDNLDPLVQRAIVAASAVPDLQDRYHKIPSFIESKLLPFQREGVRFILQHGGRVLLADEMGLGKTLQAIAVASCVQDSWPVLIIAPSSLRLQWASMIQQWLNIPSSDILIVLSQNGGSNRGGFNIVSSSAKSSIHLDGLFNIISYDLVPKLQNMLMTCNFKVVIADESHFLKNAQAKRTTASLPVIKKAQYALLLSGTPALSRPIELFKQLEALYPDVYRNVHEYGNRYCKGGFFGVYQGASNHEELHNLIKATVMIRRLKKDVLSQLPVKRRQQVFLDLAGKDMKQINALFRELEMVKAKIKAAKSQEEAESLKFAQKNLINKIYTDSAEAKIPSVLDYVGTVIEAGCKFLIFAHHQPMIDSIHEFLLKKKVGCIRIDGSTPAASRQQLVTDFQEKDSIKAAVLSIKAGGVGLTLTAASTVIFSELSWTPGDLIQAEDRAHRIGQVSSVNIYYLLANDTVDDIIWDVVQNKLENLGQMLDGHENALEVSASLPVNSPSKQKTLDQFVRRCDNTDGLEYEPNPKRPRN
- the LOC114382614 gene encoding SWI/SNF-related matrix-associated actin-dependent regulator of chromatin subfamily A-like protein 1 isoform X2; translation: MEVEDDWDLSAEDLDSLERDAFQKIAQLRNPTPPPSSPHQRHHSASATTNNLPPKPLPNSRSQTVDAFSQGARALPTTLKSGTNNDNQAKELPKFSVKFFLHSSGNVAAKFQYDQVVIAAFRRIPRSSWNAKERLWIFPLSSLSEAEKVIGEIPGYNVQVDNLDPLVQRAIVAASAVPDLQDRYHKIPSFIESKLLPFQREGVRFILQHGGRVLLADEMGLGKTLQAIAVASCVQDSWPVLIIAPSSLRLQWASMIQQWLNIPSSDILIVLSQNGGSNRGGFNIVSSSAKSSIHLDGLFNIISYDLVPKLQNMLMTCNFKVVIADESHFLKNAQAKRTTASLPVIKKAQYALLLSGTPALSRPIELFKQLEALYPDVYRNVHEYGNRYCKGGFFGVYQGASNHEELHNLIKATVMIRRLKKDVLSQLPVKRRQQVFLDLAGKDMKQINALFRELEMVKAKIKAAKSQEEAESLKFAQKNLINKIYTDSAEAKIPSVLDYVGTVIEAGCKFLIFAHHQPMIDSIHEFLLKKKVGCIRIDGSTPAASRQQLVTDFQEKDSIKAAVLSIKAGGVGLTLTAASTVIFSELSWTPGDLIQAEDRAHRIGQVSSVNIYYLLANDTVDDIIWDVVQNKLENLGQVHLFFFLELSYVMQSESVCIFRFCIVK